In Isoptericola jiangsuensis, the following proteins share a genomic window:
- a CDS encoding MarR family winged helix-turn-helix transcriptional regulator, with product MTTPPATAPAGPTGDTHLGGSLGWSLAALLREWSASVTATCAELPHGSRGYQVLAAAVHDAPPTQAALAARLGIDRTVMTYLLDDLVAQGLVERRQDPADRRVRRVVATDRGRTVLADLDARVHAAEDGLLASLAPAERDDLRRLLHHAATGAAPDDDRCAVVGRTLT from the coding sequence ATGACGACGCCCCCCGCGACCGCGCCGGCCGGGCCGACCGGGGACACGCACCTCGGCGGGTCGCTCGGCTGGTCGCTCGCCGCGCTCCTGCGAGAGTGGTCGGCGTCCGTCACCGCGACCTGCGCGGAGCTCCCCCACGGGTCCCGCGGCTACCAGGTGCTCGCCGCCGCCGTCCACGACGCACCCCCGACCCAGGCGGCGCTCGCCGCCCGCCTCGGCATCGACCGCACGGTCATGACCTACCTCCTGGACGACCTCGTCGCCCAGGGCCTCGTCGAGCGCCGGCAGGACCCCGCCGACCGCCGGGTCCGCCGCGTCGTCGCGACCGACCGCGGCCGCACCGTCCTCGCCGACCTCGACGCCCGCGTCCACGCGGCCGAGGACGGCCTCCTGGCGTCGCTCGCCCCCGCCGAGCGCGACGACCTGCGTCGCCTCCTGCACCACGCGGCCACCGGCGCCGCCCCCGACGACGACCGCTGCGCCGTCGTCGGCCGCACCCTCACCTGA
- a CDS encoding LLM class flavin-dependent oxidoreductase produces the protein MTDYGHDLAFGTFVTPGNRDPHHAVRLAQAAERAGLDLVTFQDHPYNPGFLDTWTLISYVAAATERVHLAGNVLNVPLRQPAVLARSVASLDLLTGGRIDVGLGAGGFWDAITSLGAERLTPAESVTALSEAIEILRGLWDTTERRALRVDGEHHRVTGAKRGPAPAHDVPIWVGAYKPRMLRLVGTQADGWLPSMGYLKDGDLARGNAIIDEAAEQAGRHPAQVRRLLNLQGAVSATSDGFLQGPVEQWVDELAALALTDGIGTFVVSTDDPALTAVLGEEIAPAVRELVAAERAAAGTAPAGTARGRAALALRRDGIDYATVPASLADRAVEPGDRAYAGVRHNYLRSGAPGLVLRPRTTAEVADAVRWARTQDVPLGIRSGGHGISGRSTNDGGIVVDLGALDTIEVVDEATRRVRLGAGATWQQVAEALAPRGWAVSSGDYGGVGVGGLATAGGIGLLGRAYGLTIDHVVAAEVVTSDGNVVHTSADQHPDLLWGLRGAGGNLGVVTWVEVEAMAATQVVYSQMALDATDTAGLLQRWGAAVESAPRELTSFLVLSPARRGQGPVAQLMTVWAGDDTDAAVAQLERLADAGPLLGHQAYLLPYSGVVQAAEKNHAGGGDPAVRSALVEHLDEPVARAFERVAASGRATFLQVRATGGAAHDVPVDATAYAHRHQNFLLSAMSGSQDDLDALWDAEVGPYADGLYLSFETDTRPERLTDAFPPATLERLRAVKAEWDPDNVFRANFPVTPAV, from the coding sequence ATGACGGACTACGGCCACGACCTGGCCTTCGGCACCTTCGTCACCCCCGGCAACCGCGACCCGCACCACGCGGTCCGGCTCGCCCAGGCGGCCGAACGCGCCGGGCTGGACCTCGTGACGTTCCAGGACCACCCGTACAACCCCGGGTTCCTCGACACCTGGACCCTCATCTCCTACGTCGCCGCCGCCACCGAGCGCGTGCACCTCGCCGGCAACGTCCTCAACGTGCCGCTGCGCCAGCCCGCCGTCCTGGCCCGCTCCGTGGCCAGCCTCGACCTGCTCACCGGGGGCCGCATCGACGTCGGGCTCGGCGCCGGCGGGTTCTGGGACGCCATCACGTCGCTCGGGGCGGAGCGGCTCACCCCCGCCGAGTCGGTCACCGCGCTGTCCGAGGCGATCGAGATCCTGCGCGGCCTCTGGGACACCACCGAGCGGCGCGCCCTGCGCGTCGACGGGGAGCACCACCGTGTCACCGGGGCCAAGCGCGGACCCGCCCCCGCCCACGACGTGCCGATCTGGGTCGGCGCGTACAAGCCGCGCATGCTGCGGCTCGTCGGCACCCAGGCCGACGGCTGGCTGCCGTCGATGGGGTACCTGAAGGACGGGGACCTCGCCCGCGGCAATGCGATCATCGACGAGGCGGCCGAGCAGGCGGGCCGTCACCCCGCGCAGGTCCGCCGCCTGCTCAACCTCCAGGGCGCCGTCAGCGCCACCAGCGACGGGTTCCTCCAGGGCCCCGTCGAGCAGTGGGTCGACGAGCTCGCCGCCCTCGCCCTCACCGACGGCATCGGCACGTTCGTGGTGTCCACCGACGACCCCGCCCTCACCGCCGTGCTCGGCGAGGAGATCGCGCCCGCCGTGCGCGAGCTCGTCGCCGCCGAGCGCGCCGCCGCCGGCACCGCCCCCGCCGGCACCGCGCGCGGCCGTGCCGCCCTCGCGCTGCGCCGCGACGGCATCGACTACGCTACCGTCCCCGCCTCGCTGGCCGACCGCGCCGTCGAGCCCGGCGACCGTGCTTACGCGGGCGTGCGCCACAACTACCTCCGCTCCGGCGCGCCCGGCCTCGTCCTGCGGCCCCGCACCACCGCCGAGGTCGCCGACGCCGTCCGCTGGGCCCGCACCCAGGACGTCCCCCTCGGCATCCGCTCCGGCGGCCACGGCATCTCCGGGCGCTCCACCAACGACGGCGGGATCGTCGTCGACCTCGGCGCGCTGGACACCATCGAGGTCGTCGACGAGGCCACCCGGCGCGTCCGCCTCGGCGCGGGCGCCACCTGGCAGCAGGTCGCCGAGGCCCTCGCCCCGCGCGGCTGGGCCGTCAGCTCCGGCGACTACGGCGGCGTCGGCGTCGGCGGGCTCGCCACCGCCGGCGGCATCGGGCTGCTGGGGCGCGCGTACGGGCTCACCATCGACCACGTGGTGGCCGCCGAGGTCGTCACGTCCGACGGGAACGTCGTGCACACCTCCGCCGACCAGCACCCCGACCTCCTGTGGGGCCTGCGCGGCGCCGGCGGCAACCTCGGCGTCGTCACCTGGGTCGAGGTCGAGGCCATGGCGGCCACCCAGGTCGTGTACTCCCAGATGGCGCTCGACGCGACCGACACCGCCGGGCTCCTGCAGCGCTGGGGCGCCGCCGTCGAGTCCGCGCCGCGCGAGCTGACGAGCTTCCTCGTCCTGTCGCCCGCACGCCGCGGACAGGGGCCCGTCGCCCAGCTCATGACGGTCTGGGCGGGCGACGACACCGACGCCGCCGTCGCCCAGCTCGAACGGCTCGCCGACGCCGGCCCGCTGCTCGGCCACCAGGCCTACCTGCTGCCGTACTCCGGCGTCGTCCAGGCCGCCGAGAAGAACCACGCGGGCGGCGGCGACCCCGCCGTGCGCTCCGCCCTCGTCGAGCACCTCGACGAACCCGTCGCCCGCGCCTTCGAGCGCGTCGCCGCCTCCGGCCGCGCGACGTTCCTCCAGGTGCGTGCCACCGGCGGGGCCGCGCACGACGTCCCCGTCGACGCCACCGCCTACGCGCACCGCCACCAGAACTTCCTGCTGTCCGCGATGTCGGGCTCGCAGGACGACCTCGACGCCCTCTGGGACGCCGAGGTGGGTCCGTACGCCGACGGCCTCTACCTGTCGTTCGAGACCGACACCCGACCCGAGCGCCTCACCGACGCGTTCCCGCCCGCCACGCTGGAACGGCTGCGCGCGGTCAAGGCCGAGTGGGACCCGGACAACGTGTTCCGCGCGAACTTCCCGGTGACGCCCGCCGTGTGA